A single region of the Lotus japonicus ecotype B-129 chromosome 4, LjGifu_v1.2 genome encodes:
- the LOC130710723 gene encoding solanesyl diphosphate synthase 3, chloroplastic/mitochondrial-like isoform X1 encodes MLFSRISRNLRGSFNSCRWFLSVGDQNHRFLFSHNVQSHTDSTQQVIRSLIFSKGFPALYSSRHQIHHQSSPIVEDEHDPFSLVADELSILGNKLREMVVAEVPKLASAAEYFFKMGVEGKRFRPTVLLLMSTALNLPIPKEPPPIELGGTMTTDLRSRQQRIAEITEMIHVASLLHDDVLDDADTRRGIGSLNFVMGNKLAVLAGDFLLSRACVALASLKNTEVVSLLAKVVEHLVTGETMQMTTTSDQRCSMEYYMEKTYYKTASLISNSCKALAILAGQTAEVAMLAFEYGKNLGLAFQLIDDVLDFTGTSASLGKGSLSDIRHGIVTAPILFAMEEFPQLRAIVEDGFENPENVDLALEYLGKSRGIQRTKELAMKHANLAAAAIDSLPESDDEEVRRSRKALIDLTHIVITRTK; translated from the exons ATGCTATTTTCTCGGATATCGAGAAACCTCAGAGGCAGCTTCAACAGTTGTCGGTGGTTCCTGTCTGTTGGAGACCAGAACCACCGTTTTCTCTTCTCGCATAATGTTCAATCGCATACAGACTCTACTCAACAG GTTATCAGGAGTTTAATTTTTTCGAAGGGCTTTCCAGCATTGTATAGTAGTAGACATCAAATCCATCACCAAAGCAGCCCCATAGTTGAG GATGAACATGATCCATTTTCACTGGTTGCTGATGAGTTATCAATTCTTGGTAACAAGCTGCGAGAAATGGTAGTTGCTGAG GTTCCTAAGCTTGCCTCAGCTGCTGAATACTTCTTCAAAATGGGGGTAGAAGGAAAAAGATTTCGTCCTACA GTTTTATTGTTAATGTCTACTGCATTAAATCTGCCAATACCCAAAGAACCTCCTCCTATTGAGCTAGGAGGTACTATGACAACCGACCTACGTTCAAGACAACAACGCATAGCTGAAATAACAGAGATGATCCAC GTGGCAAGCCTTCTTCATGATGATGTACTGGATGATGCAGATACTAGACGTGGCATTGGTTCACTAAATTTTGTAATGGGCAATAAG TTGGCAGTATTGGCTGGGGATTTTTTGCTTTCGCGGGCTTGTGTCGCTCTGGCCTCTTTAAAGAACACAGAG GTTGTATCTTTATTGGCAAAAGTTGTAGAGCATCTTGTAACAGGGGAGACCATGCAAATGACTACAACATCTGATCAACGCTGTAG CATGGAATATTATATGGAAAAGACATACTACAAGACTGCATCATTAATATCAAATAGTTGCAAGGCATTAGCCATCCTTGCGGGGCAAACAGCAGAAGTTGCAATGCTTGCGTTTGAATATGGAAAAaatctg GGTTTGGCGTTTCAATTAATAGATGATGTGCTTGATTTCACAGGCACATCAGCTTCCCTTGGAAAGGGTTCTTTATCTGACATTCGACAT GGAATTGTTACTGCTCCAATATTGTTTGCGATGGAGGAGTTCCCTCAGTTGCGTGCAATTGTTGAGGACGGCTTTGAAAACCCTGAGAATGTTGATCTT GCTCTCGAGTATCTTGGAAAAAGTCGCGGTATTCAGAGGACAAAGGAGCTAGCCATGAAGCATGCTAACCTTGCGGCAGCAGCAATTGATTCATTACCTGAGAGTGATGATGAGGAAGTAAGAAGGTCAAGGAAAGCACTAATAGATCTCACTCACATAGTCATTACAAGAACAAAATGA
- the LOC130710723 gene encoding solanesyl diphosphate synthase 3, chloroplastic/mitochondrial-like isoform X2 — MVVAEVPKLASAAEYFFKMGVEGKRFRPTVLLLMSTALNLPIPKEPPPIELGGTMTTDLRSRQQRIAEITEMIHVASLLHDDVLDDADTRRGIGSLNFVMGNKLAVLAGDFLLSRACVALASLKNTEVVSLLAKVVEHLVTGETMQMTTTSDQRCSMEYYMEKTYYKTASLISNSCKALAILAGQTAEVAMLAFEYGKNLGLAFQLIDDVLDFTGTSASLGKGSLSDIRHGIVTAPILFAMEEFPQLRAIVEDGFENPENVDLALEYLGKSRGIQRTKELAMKHANLAAAAIDSLPESDDEEVRRSRKALIDLTHIVITRTK; from the exons ATGGTAGTTGCTGAG GTTCCTAAGCTTGCCTCAGCTGCTGAATACTTCTTCAAAATGGGGGTAGAAGGAAAAAGATTTCGTCCTACA GTTTTATTGTTAATGTCTACTGCATTAAATCTGCCAATACCCAAAGAACCTCCTCCTATTGAGCTAGGAGGTACTATGACAACCGACCTACGTTCAAGACAACAACGCATAGCTGAAATAACAGAGATGATCCAC GTGGCAAGCCTTCTTCATGATGATGTACTGGATGATGCAGATACTAGACGTGGCATTGGTTCACTAAATTTTGTAATGGGCAATAAG TTGGCAGTATTGGCTGGGGATTTTTTGCTTTCGCGGGCTTGTGTCGCTCTGGCCTCTTTAAAGAACACAGAG GTTGTATCTTTATTGGCAAAAGTTGTAGAGCATCTTGTAACAGGGGAGACCATGCAAATGACTACAACATCTGATCAACGCTGTAG CATGGAATATTATATGGAAAAGACATACTACAAGACTGCATCATTAATATCAAATAGTTGCAAGGCATTAGCCATCCTTGCGGGGCAAACAGCAGAAGTTGCAATGCTTGCGTTTGAATATGGAAAAaatctg GGTTTGGCGTTTCAATTAATAGATGATGTGCTTGATTTCACAGGCACATCAGCTTCCCTTGGAAAGGGTTCTTTATCTGACATTCGACAT GGAATTGTTACTGCTCCAATATTGTTTGCGATGGAGGAGTTCCCTCAGTTGCGTGCAATTGTTGAGGACGGCTTTGAAAACCCTGAGAATGTTGATCTT GCTCTCGAGTATCTTGGAAAAAGTCGCGGTATTCAGAGGACAAAGGAGCTAGCCATGAAGCATGCTAACCTTGCGGCAGCAGCAATTGATTCATTACCTGAGAGTGATGATGAGGAAGTAAGAAGGTCAAGGAAAGCACTAATAGATCTCACTCACATAGTCATTACAAGAACAAAATGA
- the LOC130711147 gene encoding probable receptor-like protein kinase At2g23200 — protein sequence MATLQFQRIQHSLFLLTFLLQFSSLQFPSLGYNLPDNYFINCGSTADVTDTETRRVYAGESNPAYPKTTFRSTTVAENSVSPAPPSPLYQTARIFRSNSSYKFNTETNRTYLLRLHFFAFTSPENLSAARFNVSVPGFWLLPNFNAGNTTTSASVKEYFLKITSKTFRITFRPIGSSFAFVNAIELFVLPLHLISNTVSRFTPGTATANRGLSPYTGGLLSRVLETKHRVNVGGENVTRDTDNLLRNWSPDDGLLSVRRNAQPKSFSNQIKYRVDDDSDGPNSSSYTAPNDVYRTARFINYSSGGDLNITWGVPVEKSEDHLVRLHFCDIFNIFQNGFSIFQLMIYDNLVSNANDGVNVSSELQSPYYYDFVVRSDDSGLMKISVKVNATQTDPIAFLNGLEVMKVIESSGSVPSDDEGSKHNVLPVVLGSALGGVFVLVSVVVVGFLYWHLKIRKQKPVENSDWSPIPVNAGGSSHSRLTEGTIQGSPLPNINLGLKISLLEIQFATKNFDAKLMIGKGGFGNVYKGVLKNGMSVAVKRSDPGSGQGLPEFQTEIMVLSKIRHRHLVSLIGYCDERYEMILVYEYMEKGTLRDHLYNTNFPSLSWKQRLEVCIGAARGLHYLHKGASGGIIHRDVKSTNILLDENLVAKVADFGLSRTGPLDDHQSYVSTGVKGTFGYLDPEYFRSQQLTEKSDVYSFGVVLLEVLCARPAIEQSLPREQANLAEWGIFCKNKGILEEIVDPVIKGQMDQNSLRKFSETVEKCLQEDGGDRPSMGDVLWDLEYALQLQRGTIQREPHEDSSSSASASIQLPNVRRLPSLSTLSEVDDMSIVRGDESDSAADSVFSQLRIDDAR from the coding sequence atggcaaCTCTTCAGTTCCAGAGAATTCAACACTCTCTGTTCCTACTCacttttcttcttcaattctcaTCACTCCAATTCCCTTCACTCGGGTACAATCTCCCCGATAACTACTTCATCAATTGCGGTTCCACCGCCGATGTAACCGACACCGAAACCCGCCGCGTCTACGCCGGCGAATCAAACCCTGCCTACCCAAAAACCACGTTTCGCAGCACCACCGTCGCAGAAAACAGTGTCTCACCGGCGCCGCCGTCTCCACTATACCAAACAGCAAGGATTTTCCGAAGCAATTCTTCTTACAAGTTCAACACAGAGACAAACAGAACCTACCTCCTCCGCCTCCACTTCTTCGCTTTCACCTCGCCGGAGAATCTTTCCGCCGCCAGGTTCAACGTCTCAGTTCCTGGATTCTGGCTGCTACCGAATTTCAACGCCGGAAACACCACAACCTCTGCTTCAGTTAAAGAGTATTTCCTCAAAATCACAAGCAAAACGTTCCGAATCACCTTCAGGCCTATCGGATCATCGTTCGCGTTTGTTAACGCCATAGAACTCTTCGTTCTCCCTCTCCATTTGATCTCAAACACAGTCTCACGTTTCACTCCTGGCACTGCAACTGCTAATCGAGGCCTATCTCCTTACACCGGTGGTTTGCTCTCTCGGGTGCTGGAGACTAAGCACAGGGTCAACGTTGGTGGTGAGAATGTCACGAGGGACACTGATAACTTACTGAGAAACTGGTCCCCAGATGATGGTCTTCTAAGTGTTCGACGAAATGCGCAGCCAAAGAGTTTCAGTAATCAAATTAAATATCGTGTAGATGATGACTCTGATGGTCCGAATTCGAGTTCATACACTGCGCCGAACGATGTCTATAGAACTGCTAGATTTATCAATTATAGCTCTGGTGGTGACTTGAACATAACTTGGGGTGTTCCGGTGGAGAAGAGTGAAGATCACCTGGTTCGGCTTCACTTCTGTgacatttttaatatttttcagaaTGGTTTTTCAATCTTCCAGCTGATGATTTACGACAACTTAGTCAGCAATGCAAATGATGGCGTAAATGTGTCGAGCGAGCTACAATCTCCTTATTATTACGACTTTGTGGTTCGCTCTGATGACTCTGGCCTCATGAAGATCAGTGTAAAGGTTAATGCGACTCAAACTGATCCGATTGCGTTTTTGAATGGGCTAGAGGTAATGAAAGTAATTGAGTCATCGGGTTCTGTTCCCTCGGATGATGAGGGTTCCAAGCATAATGTTCTTCCTGTGGTGCTGGGTTCCGCTCTTGGAGGTGTTTTTGTTCTGGTTTCTGTGGTGGTGGTTGGGTTTCTATATTGGCATCTTAAAATAAGGAAGCAAAAGCCTGTTGAGAATTCTGATTGGTCACCAATTCCGGTTAATGCTGGAGGAAGCTCTCACAGCAGGTTAACTGAGGGAACCATTCAAGGTTCACCACTTCCCAACATAAACCTTGGCCTGAAAATCTCCTTGCTTGAGATTCAATTTGCAACTAAGAATTTCGATGCGAAGCTGATGATTGGGAAGGGTGGTTTCGGTAATGTCTACAAGGGGGTTCTCAAGAATGGCATGAGTGTGGCTGTGAAAAGGAGTGATCCCGGGTCAGGTCAAGGCCTGCCAGAGTTTCAGACAGAGATCATGGTTTTGTCCAAGATTCGCCACAGGCACCTTGTTTCCTTAATTGGGTATTGTGATGAAAGGTATGAGATGATTCTGGTTTATGAGTACATGGAGAAAGGGACACTCAGGGACCATTTGTACAATACCAATTTCCCAAGCTTGTCTTGGAAGCAAAGGCTAGAAGTTTGCATTGGAGCTGCAAGGGGTCTTCATTACCTTCACAAAGGAGCATCTGGGGGAATCATTCACCGTGATGTGAAATCCACCAACATATTGCTTGATGAGAACCTTGTGGCTAAAGTTGCTGACTTTGGCCTTTCAAGAACAGGCCCTCTTGATGATCATCAATCATATGTCAGCACAGGTGTGAAAGGCACTTTCGGGTATCTTGATCCTGAGTATTTCAGGTCGCAGCAGCTGACAGAGAAATCTGATGTGTATTCATTTGGGGTGGTTCTTCTGGAAGTGTTGTGTGCAAGACCCGCCATTGAGCAATCGCTTCCAAGGGAGCAGGCAAACTTGGCTGAGTGGGGAATATTTTGCAAAAACAAAGGGATACTCGAAGAGATTGTTGATCCTGTCATCAAGGGGCAAATGGATCAAAACTCTCTCAGGAAATTCAGTGAGACAGTGGAGAAGTGCTTGCAAGAAGATGGTGGTGATAGGCCTTCAATGGGGGATGTGTTGTGGGACTTGGAGTACGCGCTGCAGCTTCAGCGAGGTACCATTCAAAGGGAGCCTCATGAGGATAGTTCTAGCAGTGCTTCTGCATCGATTCAATTGCCGAATGTTCGGCGTCTTCCTTCACTCTCCACGCTGAGTGAAGTGGATGACATGTCGATTGTGAGGGGTGATGAATCTGATAGTGCAGCTGATTCGGTTTTCTCTCAGTTGAGAATTGATGATGCTAGGTAG
- the LOC130711148 gene encoding receptor-like protein kinase THESEUS 1, whose product MATLQFQRIQHSLFLLTFLLQFSSLQFPSLGYNLPDNYFINCGSTADVTDTETRRVYAGESNPAYPKTTFRSTTVAENSVSPAPPSPLYQTARIFRSNSSCKFNTETNRTYLLRLHFFAFTSPENLSAARFNVSVPGFWLLPNFNSGNTSSSASVQEYFLKITSKTFRITFRPIGSSFAFVNAIELFVLPLQLISNAVSRFTPGTATVNQGLSPYTGGFLSRVLETKHRVNVGGGNVTRDTDNLLRNWSPDDGLLSVRRNAQPKSFSNQIKYRVDDDSDGPNSSQYTAPNDVYRTARFINYSSGGDLNITWSVPVETSADHLVRLHFCDIFNIGKNGLSIFHLMIYDNLVSNANDGVNVLSELQSPYYYDFVVRSDDSGLMKISVKVNATQTDPIAFLNGLEVMKVIESSGSVPSDDEGSKHNVLPVVLGSALGGVFVLVSVVVVGFFCWHLKIRKQKGTVQGSPILDLNLGLKFSLLEIQWATENFDAKHIIGKGGFGDVYKGVLKNGLRVAVKRSKPGSGQGLLEFRTEIMVLSKIHHRHLVSLIGYCDEKYEMILVYEYMEKGTLRDHLYNTNFPSLFWKQRLEICIGAARGLHYLHKGVYGGIIHRDVKSTNILLDENLVAKVADFGLSRTGPLDDHQSYVITDVKGTFGYLDPEYFRSQQLTEKSDVYSFGVVLLEVLCARPAIESSFPREQVNLAEWGMLCKNKGMLGEIVDPAIKGQIDQNSLKKLSDTVEKCLQENGCDRPTMRDVLWDLEYALQLYNTMRALEDSSSSASASLQFHNILLGGSS is encoded by the coding sequence atggcaaCTCTTCAGTTCCAGAGAATTCAACACTCTCTGTTCCTACTCacttttcttcttcaattctcaTCACTCCAATTCCCTTCACTCGGGTACAATCTCCCCGATAACTACTTCATCAATTGCGGTTCCACCGCCGATGTAACCGACACCGAAACCCGCCGCGTCTACGCCGGCGAATCAAACCCTGCCTACCCAAAAACCACGTTTCGCAGCACCACCGTCGCAGAAAACAGTGTCTCACCGGCGCCGCCGTCTCCACTATACCAAACAGCAAGGATTTTCCGAAGCAATTCTTCTTGCAAGTTCAACACAGAGACAAACAGAACCTACCTCCTCCGCCTCCACTTCTTCGCTTTCACCTCGCCGGAGAATCTTTCCGCCGCCAGGTTCAACGTCTCAGTTCCTGGATTCTGGCTGCTACCGAACTTCAACTCCGGAAACACCTCATCATCTGCTTCAGTTCAAGAGTATTTCCTCAAAATCACAAGCAAAACGTTCCGAATCACCTTCAGGCCTATCGGATCATCGTTCGCGTTTGTTAACGCCATAGAACTCTTCGTTCTCCCTCTCCAATTGATCTCAAACGCAGTGTCACGTTTCACTCCTGGCACTGCAACTGTTAATCAAGGCCTATCTCCTTACACCGGTGGTTTTCTCTCTCGGGTGCTGGAGACTAAGCACAGGGTCAACGTTGGTGGCGGGAATGTCACGAGGGACACTGATAACTTACTGAGAAACTGGTCCCCAGATGATGGTCTTCTTAGTGTTCGACGAAATGCGCAGCCGAAGAGTTTCAGTAATCAAATTAAGTATCGTGTAGATGATGACTCTGATGGTCCGAATTCGAGTCAATACACTGCGCCAAACGATGTCTATAGAACTGCTAGATTTATCAATTATAGCTCCGGCGGTGACTTGAACATAACTTGGAGTGTTCCGGTGGAGACGAGTGCAGATCACCTGGTACGGCTTCACTTCTGTGACATTTTTAATATTGGTAAGAATGGTTTGTCAATCTTCCACCTGATGATTTACGACAACTTAGTCAGCAATGCAAATGATGGCGTAAATGTGTTGAGCGAGCTACAATCTCCTTATTATTACGACTTTGTGGTTCGCTCTGATGACTCTGGCCTCATGAAGATCAGTGTAAAGGTTAATGCGACTCAAACTGATCCGATTGCGTTTTTGAATGGGCTAGAGGTAATGAAAGTAATTGAGTCATCGGGTTCTGTTCCCTCGGATGATGAGGGTTCCAAGCATAATGTTCTTCCTGTGGTGCTGGGTTCAGCTCTTGGAGGTGTTTTTGTTCTAGTTTCTGTGGTGGTGGTTGGGTTTTTCTGTTGGCATCTTAAAATCAGGAAACAAAAGGGAACAGTTCAAGGGTCCCCAATTCTCGACTTAAACCTTGGCCTGAAATTTTCCTTGCTTGAGATTCAATGGGCAACTGAGAATTTCGATGCAAAGCATATTATAGGCAAGGGTGGTTTTGGCGACGTCTACAAGGGGGTTCTCAAGAATGGCCTCCGTGTGGCTGTGAAAAGAAGTAAACCCGGGTCAGGTCAAGGCCTTCTCGAGTTTCGAACAGAGATCATGGTTTTGTCCAAGATTCACCACAGGCACCTTGTTTCCTTGATTGGGTATTGTGATGAAAAGTATGAGATGATTCTGGTTTATGAGTACATGGAGAAAGGGACTCTCAGGGACCATTTATACAACACGAATTTCCCAAGCTTGTTTTGGAAGCAGAGGCTTGAAATTTGCATTGGAGCTGCAAGGGGTCTTCATTACCTTCACAAAGGAGTTTATGGTGGAATCATTCACCGTGATGTGAAATCCACTAACATATTGCTTGATGAGAACCTTGTGGCTAAAGTTGCTGACTTTGGCCTTTCAAGAACAGGTCCTCTTGATGATCACCAGTCATATGTCATCACAGATGTAAAAGGCACTTTTGGGTATCTTGATCCTGAGTATTTCAGGTCGCAACAGCTGACGGAAAAATCTGATGTATATTCATTTGGGGTGGTTCTTCTTGAAGTGTTGTGTGCAAGACCAGCCATTGAATCTTCATTTCCGAGGGAGCAAGTGAACTTAGCTGAGTGGGGAATGCTTTGCAAAAACAAAGGGATGTTAGGCGAGATTGTTGATCCTGCCATAAAGGGCCAGATAGATCAAAACTCTCTCAAGAAACTCAGTGACACGGTGGAAAAGTGCTTGCAAGAAAATGGTTGTGATAGGCCTACAATGCGGGATGTGTTGTGGGACTTGGAGTATGCACTGCAACTTTACAATACAATGAGAGCTCTTGAGGATAGTTCAAGCAGTGCTTCTGCATCTCTTCAATTTCATAATATTTTGTTAGGTGGTTCTTCCTAG